From a region of the Paraburkholderia hospita genome:
- a CDS encoding cysteine-rich CWC family protein yields MFESIDRFHLAVMNPSPSESIGSSTTSSARCPRCRRVFDCGARGGREACWCVSMPAMPTEALDAGTGCLCPECLADAIARTRAMEGSAAPAPD; encoded by the coding sequence ATGTTTGAATCCATTGACCGGTTTCATCTCGCTGTCATGAACCCGTCCCCATCCGAATCGATTGGATCTTCCACAACGTCGAGCGCTCGCTGCCCGCGCTGCCGCCGTGTGTTCGACTGCGGCGCGCGCGGCGGCCGCGAGGCGTGCTGGTGCGTATCGATGCCCGCGATGCCCACCGAGGCGCTCGACGCCGGCACCGGCTGTCTATGCCCCGAATGCCTCGCCGATGCAATTGCGCGGACGCGCGCAATGGAAGGAAGCGCCGCGCCCGCGCCGGACTGA
- the argB gene encoding acetylglutamate kinase translates to MSETPDLSQIAPTLKAEILAEALPYIRQYHGKTVVIKYGGNAMTEERLKQGFARDVILLKLVGINPVIVHGGGPQIDQALKKIGKQGTFIQGMRVTDEETMEVVEWVLGGEVQQDIVTLINHFGGHAVGLTGKDGGLIHARKLLMPDRDNPGQYIDIGQVGEVEAINPAVVKALQDDAFIPVISPIGFGEDGLSYNINADLVAGKLAVVLNAEKLVMMTNIPGVMDKEGTLLTDLSAREIDSLFADGTISGGMLPKISSALDAAKSGVRSVHIIDGRIEHSVLLEILTEQPFGTMIRSH, encoded by the coding sequence ATGTCCGAGACTCCCGACCTGTCCCAGATCGCCCCCACGCTGAAGGCTGAAATTCTCGCCGAGGCGCTGCCCTATATCCGCCAGTATCACGGCAAGACCGTCGTCATCAAGTACGGCGGCAACGCGATGACGGAAGAGCGCCTGAAACAAGGCTTCGCGCGCGACGTGATCCTGCTGAAGCTGGTCGGCATCAACCCGGTGATCGTGCACGGCGGCGGTCCGCAGATCGATCAGGCGTTGAAGAAGATCGGCAAACAGGGCACGTTCATCCAGGGCATGCGCGTCACCGACGAAGAGACGATGGAAGTCGTCGAATGGGTGCTGGGCGGCGAAGTGCAGCAGGACATCGTCACGCTGATCAACCACTTCGGCGGTCACGCAGTCGGTCTGACGGGCAAGGACGGCGGCCTGATCCACGCGCGCAAGCTGCTGATGCCGGACCGCGACAACCCCGGTCAGTACATCGACATTGGCCAGGTCGGCGAAGTCGAGGCGATCAACCCGGCCGTCGTGAAGGCGCTGCAGGACGACGCGTTCATCCCCGTCATTTCGCCCATCGGTTTCGGCGAAGACGGCCTGTCGTACAACATCAACGCGGACCTCGTCGCGGGCAAGCTGGCCGTCGTGCTGAACGCCGAGAAGCTCGTCATGATGACGAACATCCCGGGCGTGATGGACAAGGAGGGCACGCTGCTGACCGATCTGTCCGCGCGCGAAATCGACTCGCTGTTCGCCGACGGCACGATCTCGGGCGGCATGCTGCCGAAGATCTCGTCGGCGCTCGACGCCGCCAAGAGCGGCGTGCGTTCGGTGCACATCATCGACGGCCGCATCGAGCATTCTGTGCTGCTCGAAATCCTGACGGAGCAGCCGTTCGGCACGATGATCCGCTCGCACTGA
- a CDS encoding tetratricopeptide repeat protein gives MLKTTVDPHQVLLDSFQTFLRHAVAALHQGDRQAHDIWLQAASHLFPTNPDSLDEMTPQLVARGRGVEAETIARAFAALAPHDPRALFRLGLTLQLMHRHGDAVAPYRDALAIDPDLHSLRNNLASALMWMNPASAEAAELLTAALHQNPADSNAWVNLGKSHLARFDLDSALEAERHAIDLQPDNPVVLGNHGQTLREAQQWENAERFTFAAHRAAPDTPSHLSNLSMIHLLRGNYADGWREHEARWDGSKELAGKRPVLQGPAWRGESLAGKTLLLWGEQGMGDLLQFCRYVPLLAERVHREGGRLAWNSFPQMGALLGRSLAQHVDEFTLGGGVEQLPKFDYEVSLLSLPLLFDTREETIPSTVPYLQADPLAVDAWRQRLAGEKRLKVGLVWTGSHGHQRNPYRRVGLERYVDAFRELDNVAFYSLQPGAAAEVAAARTAGLDIADHTAEFKTFDDTAAYLGALDLVITVCTSVAHLSGAIGQRTWVLLDVNPHWVWLLDRTDSPWYSSASLYRQPQFAQWEPVFDKLTRDLAALADSRP, from the coding sequence ATGCTTAAAACAACAGTTGATCCACATCAAGTTCTTTTGGATTCCTTCCAGACATTCCTGCGTCACGCTGTCGCAGCGCTTCACCAAGGCGACCGGCAAGCCCACGACATCTGGCTCCAGGCCGCTTCGCATCTGTTTCCAACCAATCCCGATTCGCTCGATGAAATGACGCCGCAACTGGTCGCCAGGGGACGCGGCGTCGAGGCGGAGACGATTGCCCGTGCTTTCGCCGCGCTCGCGCCGCACGATCCTCGAGCGCTCTTTCGCCTGGGTCTCACACTGCAATTGATGCACCGGCACGGCGATGCCGTCGCGCCCTACCGTGACGCGCTCGCCATCGACCCCGACCTGCATAGCCTGCGCAACAATCTGGCAAGCGCGTTGATGTGGATGAATCCGGCTTCGGCGGAAGCGGCCGAACTGCTGACGGCCGCGCTCCACCAGAATCCCGCCGATTCGAACGCGTGGGTCAATCTCGGAAAGTCGCACCTCGCTCGCTTCGACCTCGACAGCGCGCTCGAAGCCGAGCGGCATGCGATCGATCTTCAGCCCGACAACCCGGTCGTGCTCGGCAATCACGGGCAGACACTGCGCGAAGCGCAGCAATGGGAAAACGCCGAGCGCTTCACATTCGCCGCGCACCGCGCTGCGCCGGACACGCCGTCGCACCTGTCCAACCTCAGCATGATCCACCTGCTGCGCGGCAATTACGCCGACGGCTGGCGCGAGCATGAAGCGCGCTGGGACGGATCGAAGGAACTGGCAGGCAAACGACCGGTGCTGCAAGGGCCCGCCTGGCGCGGCGAATCGCTGGCAGGCAAGACGCTGCTGCTTTGGGGCGAACAGGGGATGGGCGATCTGCTGCAATTCTGCCGCTATGTTCCGTTGCTGGCCGAGCGCGTGCATCGCGAAGGCGGACGTCTTGCCTGGAACTCGTTTCCGCAGATGGGTGCGCTGCTCGGACGCTCGCTGGCGCAACATGTCGACGAGTTCACGTTGGGGGGTGGCGTCGAGCAGTTGCCGAAGTTCGACTACGAGGTCTCGCTACTGTCGCTGCCTTTGCTGTTCGATACGCGCGAAGAAACGATCCCGTCGACTGTTCCGTATCTGCAAGCCGATCCGCTAGCCGTCGACGCGTGGCGTCAACGGCTTGCCGGCGAAAAGCGGCTGAAGGTCGGACTCGTGTGGACGGGCAGCCACGGACACCAACGCAATCCGTACCGCCGCGTCGGCCTGGAACGCTATGTCGACGCTTTCCGCGAACTCGACAACGTCGCTTTCTATTCGCTGCAGCCCGGCGCCGCAGCCGAAGTGGCGGCGGCCCGCACGGCAGGACTCGATATCGCCGACCACACGGCGGAGTTCAAAACCTTCGACGACACCGCGGCCTATCTCGGCGCGCTCGATCTGGTGATCACCGTGTGCACGTCCGTCGCGCATCTGAGCGGTGCAATCGGGCAGCGCACGTGGGTACTGCTCGACGTCAATCCGCATTGGGTCTGGCTGCTCGATCGCACCGACAGCCCGTGGTATTCGAGCGCGAGCTTGTACCGGCAGCCGCAGTTTGCGCAGTGGGAGCCGGTGTTCGACAAGCTGACGCGCGATCTCGCGGCGCTGGCGGATTCGCGTCCATAA